The following nucleotide sequence is from Bos taurus isolate L1 Dominette 01449 registration number 42190680 breed Hereford chromosome 3, ARS-UCD2.0, whole genome shotgun sequence.
GGGTGTTGGAGTCAGCAAATTCTTGTTCCCTTCCAGCCCTGGCCCCTTGTAGTCCTCAGATTCTCCCTGGTATCTGTTCAGCCCTCCCTCTTGCCATGCTCTAGGCAGAGCACATTTCATCTAAATCAGATGGGAAGGGAAGATGTCAGCCTCTTCCTCTATGGGCGTTCCTCCCTGAGTCTAACTCAAACTGCTCCTGCTGCTGATGTCATTCTTTGCCCATCAGAGATGACAACAGCACCTATCAGGTGCTGAAGGACATCCCAGCATTTTCCACCCAGTGTTGGGACCTTAGGGTTGAAAAGGATCATCAAGTCTACCTAGCCAGTGTTTCATCTCTGCAGGAATGGCTCACTGGTAATGCTGCCTATTTGGACTCCTCCTCCTTGAGGCAGGCACTCCCACTGCTGGACAGCTCCAGATGTTGCAACGTTTTTTGGAGTTAAAAACCTGTTTCCTGTCACTTCCACCTGCTGGTCTTCATTCTGCCTCCTGGGGCCTCATAgaatgtctgtttttgtttttctttcaatatttgaaGATGGGTATCCTATTATCCCTAAGTCCACACttgtaaagggcttccctggtggctcaaacagtaaagaatctgccggcagtgcATGAGACCTGGATTGTTCAataaattcaatccctgggttgggaagatcccttggagaaggaaatggctacccactcccgtattcttgcctggaaaactccatggacagaggaccctggtgggctacagtccatggggtcaccaaagttggacacaattgaacaacATTCACTTTTTCTACACTTGTAAAGACACATAGCCTCCGTGTTTCACCTGCTCCTTCTGTGAAGTTATCTCCAGACTTCACAGAAGTGAAGTGTGTGGTGCCTTCTTGACCGCACAACTCTGAATACTCTCTAGTTTATTGAAGTTCCTGTTAAAAAAGGAGCCCATAGAGCAGCACCTGGCAGGCTGGGTCAtttcagagaagcagagaagTACTGGCAGAATACAGGACATAGAAAAATCTGGGTGTGAACTTCCTCTCTTCccctaactagctgtgtgactttaggcaaggCTCTTTTCCTCTCTGGACTCTAGTTCCCTCAACTATAAGGTAGCTTTAGAGCTTCTCCCAGGACTCCTTTGCTATTCCTTCAGCTCCCCTTTGCAGCCCTGCCCCTATTTCCCTCTTAGTCCCGGGGGCTCCACTGTGGTCTTTCCTGTATCCAAAAGCTGAGAAACACAAAATGGGCCAAGAACTGTGACTGCGAGGAATTTTGACCCAGCTCAGAGGCAATAATGATTCATAGCCACGGCATGAATTGTTGCATAGCCCAGCAGCGGGGACCCACAGACACACGTTTAACATGGGTTTCACTAGGACACTCAGCTCCTTCTCTGATCCACAGAGCACAGGAGCAGAAGCACAACATCAGAAGAGTCAGTAGGTGTCCCTGGATGGGGATCAAGATGGAGGTACTCCACTCtaggtggaggagcctgggaccTGCTACACATTCCCCTACACATTCTGGCACCCCtcatctctcttttttcattttcccacCATAATGAGCTCTCGTGACCCCATAAAAGTCTTCAAAGCTTGGGACCCTTAATGCCTGCCCTACCACAACCTGCAAGCCAGCGTCCCAACCCGGTCGAATGATCCACAGCCGTACCTGGTACTAGAATGAGGTCACTTTAATTTTTCCTTGTATATGAAATCAGAATTTCAACAGGAGGGACTCACACACAGGACACAGACCCCTGAGGGCCCACTGTTGGGGAGGGGTTCTTAGGAAGAAGTGAGGATCCTGGGGGAaggttagaaagaaaaaagaagcaggcAGGACTGGGGTGGGATTGTCTGGGGATGAAGGGAGCTGAAGAAGGATCCAGGAGCACTGGAAGGGTAAAGGGGGTATCATCCCAAGGATTAGGGTATCAGGACAGATGGGTCCTAGGAGGGGATATGGGTGTGGTGAGGGAAAGGGATCCCCCACACACCTGGAGCTGCAGAAGGAACAAGAAAGGGAAGGGAATAAGCAGGGAGGAAGTAAGAGAGGCCAGGCGAGGGCTGCCAGGAGCCTCCTCACTCTACCCCAAAGTGCACGACTCGGCAATAAAtagtaatatttataaataaataagtaaataaatagatgaataaataaatacgtaAATAAATAATATCCTTGTAGAGCTAGGAGTTTGGTGAGAGGGAGGTGGAACATGGGGAGTGTGGGAGAGCATCTCTTCTACACAGGTTCTCTGGCCCTTCATTCCATCACTGACCCCAGCTAGTGAGCAGGTGGGCTCAGCAacgtggggggagggtggggacaaGAGGGCCTCAAGGTGGGGTGGGATAGGGGTCTCCCCTGCTAAAGGCAgcttaaggaaagagaaaaaaatacaataaacaagTCATGGGGCAAAAGAGCTGAGCTTTCCCAGAGGGCAATAATGGGGCATAACCCCTGCACCCGACAGAGAAATCAGTGTGGGCTTCTCACATCTTTGTGGTGGGCGGGGGAGGAGGAAGCAGACATGAGATCCAGCCCACCCACTGCAGGGCCCTTTTGCAGATACTCTGGGCTGAGTCTGGGGACATGCTCCCCTACCCCAAGATCTAGGTTTCCCTTTCTCTAGCTGCACACAAGGAGGAAGCAAATCAGGATATTTGGgtggaaggggaagggagagggccAAATAGCTCAGAGAGGGCAAGGCACTCACTACCAAGTAAGAACCGAGGTCTGTATATGCTAAGCCTCAggaaagacatagaaaacagggAGTTTTCCCACAATTCCCAGCTACTGAGATGCTCCTCAGAGGAGTTAACTCCCTGAGCCCCTGCCTCCCAGGGCTAGACTGAGATGCTTAAGAAAAAGCCCACCCCACTCTAATCCCAGCCTTCCCCCTTCCTGTTCTCATGCCCCCTCCCTACTATGGACAGGAGAAGCTGGAACAGGGTAGAAAGAGGGTGGGAGGCAGAGTTGGGGTCTGGGGAAGGGGCACAGAAGTCTCTGAAAATTTGGGActaggaggagaagaggcagcAGCCCATGAGCGAGCCAAGGGGGAGACGCCAAGACTATACCCACCACCCCAGCAAGCTTTTCTAACCAGCTGGGCCCCAACCACTAACCGTGGAAGGTACCCATGAAAGGAGCCCTCTGGGTGCCTGGGTGAGTCAAAGAAAGTCGCTTTCATGACCCACCAGTGGGCACTCTGCCTGGGCCCGGGGCCTGTGGGTACATGCCATGCGAGGTACAGGGGTTCAGGAAGGAGAGGCCGTTCTAAGCAGTGAGCGGGTGAGAAGGGACCCCAGCGAGACCCGGGGAGACGGGTGAACCCAGCGGGGAGGCAGGCCATGTTCACACATCCAGCACGTGGTTCAGGTAGGAGATGTAGCAGATGGCCAGGCGCAGGATCTCAATCTTGGAAAGCTTCTTGTCGGGGGGCAGCGTGGGCAGTAGCTTGCGCAGCTCCGCGAAGGCCAAGTTAAAGGCTTCCACACGGATCCGCTCCCGCGTGGCATGGGCCGTGCGGTACTTGGCTGTGGCGCGCCGCCGGCGCCGGCGCTCCTCACGGCTCAAGTGCTGCAGGTCTTTCCGGCCCGGCTCTCCAGGTTCCAGGCCGCGGGCCGGGCCCCCTCTCGgccccccaggccccgccccgtcagggcccgccccgcccccacagtCGCTGAAGCCGGACTCGGTCTCAGAGTGGGTGAGAGGCAGGTCCAGCTCCATGGTGTCTGAGTTGAGCATCATGATGGATGCCCCCCGCCCTGTGAGATCaggaccccctccccacccctccctctggGAGCCTAAAAGCTGGTGGCGGGAGGGGCAGgaagggcctggggtggggaggtcTGCCACTGAGCTCAGGAAGTCAGAGCCACTTCAGGGTTCCATGGTCAGGGTTCTGGTCGGGAGTctggaagaaagaaggggaaatgaATAAGGtcagaggcaggaaggaggggacaGCTCAGAGATGTGGAGCCAGGAGGAAGGTTTAAGATGGGCTGGGAGGGGGAAGGTACTGTAAGCTTGGGGAAAGGACAGCAGAACAAGGGgaggattgggggtggggggcacaagATAGAGGAGCAGGTGGCCCCAGGGTAAAGAAGTAAGAGGAAAGctggaaagaaaggaggagaccCAGAAAGTCAGCAACTGAAAAGGAGGAGAACCGGTGAGAAGAATACAGGGCAGGATAAAACTAAACAAGgggattaaagacctacatgtagGACCTAACGCTGTAGCTCCTAGAAGCAAACGCAGGGGGAAAACTTCATGACGTTGGACTTGGCAATGATTTCTCACGTATGACACCAAAAGAACAagtaacaaaagcagaaatagacaaatgggactacatcaaacttaaAGTCGCCTGGGTATCAAAGGACACAATCAGCAGACTGAAAGGGcaagaatatttgcaaataaaggGAGAGAATGTTTGCAAATAATATGGATGATAAAGGATTTATATCCAGAGTATTATGAAGAACTCCCAcagttcaataaaaaaaaaaaaacttgaccaagaaatgggcaaaggacttaaaagacatttttccaaagatgatatACAAATGGTCAGCAAACGTAAGAAAAGATGATCAACGTCACTAATCATcggag
It contains:
- the NHLH1 gene encoding helix-loop-helix protein 1 translates to MMLNSDTMELDLPLTHSETESGFSDCGGGAGPDGAGPGGPRGGPARGLEPGEPGRKDLQHLSREERRRRRRATAKYRTAHATRERIRVEAFNLAFAELRKLLPTLPPDKKLSKIEILRLAICYISYLNHVLDV